One Paenisporosarcina sp. FSL H8-0542 genomic region harbors:
- a CDS encoding BTAD domain-containing putative transcriptional regulator: protein MNLPLLKSKLVPPVTSEIYMRRSSLTRTFKQIASKKCTLITGGAGYGKSSAIAQYIADSRVNCSWYSVSSEDDDLVPFLRYLIGSIQRVVPSFGQQLLKDWSTQPAFPTEKELIAWHAWFVNELDQIAEPLVIIIDDYQLIDHVFSVNFMMERILEHCPIDVHIVLISRTRPKWTQLLKLKMSGQLLEVKEKDLVFTEEEILVYFEDYFNRHLSDHESKRILEITEGWAIAIQLMAVQSVSSESPFDVAIKPAMEDLFHYLSDEVFMRFTEDEQQWLLQFSIFPTYSLSFIDDFYGNAASEFLQSFRNHHGFIQQLGEDTVYRYHALFQQYLIAKWKKSNSEKLKLAQKVAARYFEQRNDSIRAIHHAIQCEDAHFISQIVMAVAPKLLKLGQFDLIIDSLKEIPLQSFNEYPALSFIEGEANRYRAYYEKSKQAYLKCLALATEKDDAYYMSTAHAGLAHIYLDTIQPGLADPHLASAISFANQTSTMSQTDMFNLKRQFAENLVNLGKMREANAFIVKEQLPGDLLTDGNLDARILLRTGKLSASIHLLENRLREGNIVPDSHREAAVLLALLHAMIGNLTEASNYASKGIESGIREKSSFVEAVGLIRKGHSESIDRLHLLDAPERLYLQAIDIMDQLDVSRGKAEPYLGLALLKAKQGLHHEALVLAEKGLRETESVQDSWLSAYIKIGIAMIYCMYHQYDQANQYARQAKADFVACGDSFGLVVASFWLSLCSMQLNDSPQFTEEIKCFSRFLLTEQYTFFVDKLTMYGPLDMQQVYLLVQHALKLMPDDEDIQRLSQHLQLDTQINYPGYTLHVQLLGPLAISLGNEEVEDKKWQREKAKDLFVYLFIHRDRYVPKDELVGELFVDQDEKTANRDFKVALNALYNVLEPKRSPRAESYFIIRKQNMYRIHPKAALISDVQQFQQLATQGLEERNPKQAIILLKSAAALYRGSFYLNQSPCDWFQFEQEQFRQLYLQVIERLAQNSTRLQEFAQTIYWAEKLIKLEQTWEEAYRLLMYAHYQRHNRSQAIKWYERCVQMLENEFELKPMETTEQMFELITIGYT from the coding sequence ATGAACCTGCCTTTACTGAAATCAAAACTCGTACCACCCGTAACCAGTGAGATTTATATGCGACGGTCTTCTTTGACACGCACATTCAAGCAAATCGCTTCCAAAAAATGCACATTGATTACAGGTGGGGCTGGATACGGCAAAAGCTCGGCAATTGCTCAATATATTGCTGACAGCCGCGTCAATTGTTCCTGGTACTCCGTTTCTTCGGAGGATGACGACCTGGTACCTTTTTTACGCTATTTAATCGGCAGCATCCAAAGAGTGGTTCCAAGCTTTGGGCAGCAATTATTGAAAGATTGGTCCACACAGCCAGCCTTTCCCACAGAGAAAGAATTAATCGCTTGGCATGCCTGGTTTGTGAATGAACTGGATCAGATTGCTGAACCACTTGTCATTATTATCGATGACTACCAGTTAATTGATCATGTTTTCTCCGTCAATTTTATGATGGAACGAATCTTGGAACATTGTCCAATCGATGTTCATATAGTGTTGATTTCGCGCACTCGACCAAAATGGACGCAATTATTAAAGTTGAAAATGAGTGGCCAATTACTTGAAGTGAAAGAAAAGGACCTGGTCTTCACGGAAGAAGAAATACTCGTCTACTTCGAAGACTATTTCAACCGTCATTTATCAGATCATGAGTCCAAACGTATTCTAGAAATTACGGAAGGATGGGCCATTGCCATTCAATTAATGGCGGTACAGTCTGTTAGTTCGGAGAGCCCATTTGATGTGGCGATTAAACCAGCGATGGAAGATCTATTTCATTATTTATCTGATGAGGTCTTTATGAGATTTACGGAAGACGAGCAACAATGGCTTTTGCAGTTTTCAATATTCCCGACGTATTCCTTGTCATTCATTGATGATTTTTATGGGAATGCGGCTTCGGAATTTTTACAATCGTTTCGCAATCATCACGGCTTTATCCAACAACTCGGTGAGGATACAGTCTATCGGTATCATGCGTTGTTCCAGCAATATTTAATTGCCAAGTGGAAAAAATCCAATTCGGAAAAATTGAAATTAGCCCAGAAAGTAGCAGCTCGCTATTTTGAGCAGCGAAACGACTCGATTCGCGCCATTCATCATGCGATTCAATGTGAAGATGCTCATTTCATTTCTCAAATCGTCATGGCTGTGGCACCAAAATTATTGAAATTGGGACAATTTGATTTAATCATCGATAGTTTAAAAGAAATTCCATTACAGTCTTTCAATGAATACCCTGCGCTCTCGTTTATTGAAGGTGAAGCCAATCGCTATCGTGCTTATTATGAAAAATCAAAACAGGCGTACTTGAAATGTCTGGCACTCGCTACAGAAAAAGATGATGCCTATTATATGAGCACCGCGCATGCGGGCCTTGCACATATTTATTTAGATACAATTCAACCCGGTTTGGCAGATCCGCATCTCGCATCAGCGATTTCATTTGCGAACCAAACATCAACCATGTCGCAAACGGACATGTTCAATTTAAAACGTCAATTTGCCGAGAATCTCGTGAATTTAGGAAAAATGAGAGAAGCCAATGCGTTTATCGTCAAAGAGCAGTTACCAGGGGATCTATTGACCGATGGCAATTTGGATGCGCGAATTTTATTGAGGACGGGAAAACTATCTGCTTCCATTCATCTGCTTGAAAACCGTTTAAGGGAAGGGAATATAGTTCCCGACTCTCATCGTGAAGCTGCTGTTCTCCTCGCCCTGTTGCATGCCATGATTGGGAATCTTACTGAAGCGAGCAATTATGCGAGTAAAGGGATTGAAAGTGGCATACGTGAAAAGTCCAGTTTTGTAGAAGCTGTCGGGTTGATTCGAAAAGGACATTCAGAAAGTATCGACCGACTGCATTTGTTAGATGCACCTGAGCGTTTGTATTTGCAAGCCATCGACATAATGGACCAATTGGATGTTTCCAGAGGAAAAGCTGAGCCTTATTTGGGGTTGGCGCTGTTAAAAGCAAAGCAAGGTCTTCATCATGAGGCACTTGTCCTTGCTGAAAAAGGATTGCGGGAAACAGAGTCAGTTCAGGATTCCTGGCTGTCTGCTTATATTAAGATTGGTATTGCGATGATTTATTGCATGTATCATCAATATGATCAGGCAAATCAGTATGCCAGACAAGCAAAAGCTGACTTTGTGGCATGCGGCGATTCGTTTGGTTTAGTGGTTGCATCATTTTGGTTGAGTTTATGTTCAATGCAATTAAATGACTCTCCTCAATTTACGGAAGAAATAAAGTGCTTTTCCCGCTTTCTTTTGACCGAACAGTATACATTTTTTGTCGATAAACTAACGATGTATGGGCCGCTGGATATGCAACAAGTATACTTACTCGTTCAGCATGCTTTAAAACTGATGCCTGATGATGAGGATATTCAACGCTTAAGTCAACATTTGCAACTAGATACGCAAATCAACTATCCGGGTTATACTTTGCATGTACAATTGCTTGGACCGTTAGCCATATCGCTCGGCAATGAAGAAGTGGAAGACAAAAAGTGGCAAAGGGAAAAAGCAAAGGATTTATTTGTGTATTTATTCATTCATAGAGACCGGTATGTTCCGAAAGATGAGTTGGTAGGAGAACTGTTTGTTGATCAGGATGAGAAAACCGCAAATCGGGATTTTAAAGTGGCTTTGAATGCACTTTACAATGTTCTGGAACCTAAAAGATCTCCTCGTGCAGAATCTTATTTCATCATCCGGAAACAAAATATGTATCGTATCCATCCGAAAGCCGCATTGATCAGTGACGTCCAGCAATTTCAACAACTGGCGACACAAGGATTGGAAGAACGCAATCCAAAGCAAGCCATCATTTTATTGAAGTCTGCTGCGGCGCTTTATAGAGGGTCTTTTTATTTGAACCAAAGCCCCTGTGACTGGTTCCAATTTGAGCAAGAGCAGTTTCGGCAATTGTATTTGCAAGTGATTGAAAGGCTTGCTCAAAATTCGACCAGACTGCAGGAATTCGCTCAAACGATTTATTGGGCTGAGAAACTAATTAAACTCGAACAAACGTGGGAAGAAGCCTACCGTCTTTTGATGTATGCCCACTACCAGCGACACAACCGCTCCCAAGCAATCAAATGGTATGAGCGTTGCGTGCAAATGCTGGAAAATGAATTTGAGTTAAAACCGATGGAAACGACTGAACAAATGTTTGAATTGATTACGATTGGCTATACCTGA
- a CDS encoding substrate-binding domain-containing protein → MKRKSWLFLVLIFVLVFSSACNNKDSPEAEAEGEATGGTIKIGVLASLTGALESYGKQTQRGFDLGIEYATDGTMEVAGKKIEIIYEDTETKPEVAVQKATKLLEEDEVDFIVGSSSSGDTLAVLPLAEEYEKIMIVEPAVADSITGAEFNPYIFRTGRNSSQDAVAGAAAIAKPGVKIATFAPDYSFGLDGVAAFKKAAEELGAEIVLEEYADPAATDFTSNLQKVIEAKPDYLFVVWAGANSPWNQIADLKLQEKGIKISTGAPDIPALSIMEPLVGMEGFSVYYHTLPKNDVNDWLVEKHKERFNGEVPDLFTPGGMSAAIAIVEALKKSEGNVDSKELIDLMEGMSFESPKGKMTFREEDHQALQALYSIKLEKQDGVPYPVPVLIRELSPEETEPPIQNK, encoded by the coding sequence ATGAAGAGAAAGTCATGGTTGTTTCTTGTTTTAATTTTTGTTCTTGTTTTTAGCTCTGCTTGTAACAATAAGGATTCACCCGAAGCGGAAGCTGAAGGAGAAGCAACGGGCGGTACCATTAAAATCGGAGTTTTGGCATCGTTAACTGGCGCACTTGAATCATACGGTAAACAAACACAACGTGGATTTGATCTTGGCATTGAATATGCCACTGACGGAACGATGGAAGTAGCGGGAAAGAAAATTGAAATTATTTATGAAGATACGGAAACAAAACCGGAAGTAGCGGTTCAAAAAGCTACCAAATTACTAGAAGAAGATGAAGTGGACTTCATCGTTGGTTCATCAAGTTCAGGTGATACATTGGCGGTACTGCCTCTTGCTGAAGAATACGAAAAAATCATGATTGTAGAACCAGCGGTAGCGGATAGTATTACGGGTGCAGAATTCAATCCGTACATCTTCCGTACGGGCCGTAACTCATCACAAGATGCGGTGGCAGGTGCTGCGGCAATCGCGAAACCAGGCGTAAAAATTGCTACATTCGCTCCTGACTATTCCTTTGGTCTGGACGGCGTTGCGGCATTTAAAAAAGCTGCAGAAGAATTAGGTGCTGAAATTGTGTTAGAAGAGTATGCAGATCCTGCAGCTACTGATTTCACTTCAAATCTACAAAAAGTGATTGAAGCAAAACCAGATTACTTGTTTGTTGTTTGGGCAGGAGCAAACTCACCTTGGAATCAAATTGCCGATTTAAAACTTCAGGAAAAAGGCATCAAAATTTCAACGGGTGCACCTGATATCCCAGCGTTGTCCATTATGGAACCATTGGTAGGCATGGAAGGCTTCTCTGTTTACTATCACACATTACCAAAAAATGACGTGAATGATTGGTTAGTAGAGAAACATAAAGAACGCTTTAACGGGGAAGTTCCTGATCTATTCACGCCAGGTGGTATGTCAGCGGCGATTGCAATAGTCGAAGCGTTGAAAAAGTCAGAAGGCAATGTGGATAGTAAAGAACTAATCGACCTTATGGAAGGTATGTCGTTCGAATCGCCTAAAGGCAAGATGACGTTCCGTGAAGAAGATCACCAGGCGTTACAAGCATTGTACTCTATCAAACTTGAAAAACAAGATGGCGTACCGTATCCAGTGCCGGTGTTAATTCGTGAATTGTCACCAGAGGAAACGGAACCACCAATTCAAAACAAATAA
- a CDS encoding branched-chain amino acid ABC transporter permease, with the protein MELLLNLTINGLATGMLIFLLAAGLTLIFGLMDVLNFAHGGLFAWGAYSSVWFYALTDSFGLAILGAIGTGIILGFITEKLIITPVYGNHIQQILITLGFMLVLTELLKVVFGPNQLPAKTPPYLVGSWEIGDVIIIKYRVFIIVVGFLIFGIFQYILKKTKIGLIVRAGVMNKEMVQTLGINIKNVFLYVFIAGAALAALGGALMAPYSGVIYAEMGMEFAILGFIVVVIGGMGSFPGSLLAAILVGLAGSFMAYYVPSLSLAVNMMLMAIVLIFRPQGLFKAKG; encoded by the coding sequence ATGGAACTACTCTTGAATTTAACCATCAATGGGCTAGCCACTGGCATGTTAATTTTCCTTCTTGCTGCCGGCTTGACCTTGATTTTTGGTTTGATGGACGTACTTAACTTTGCACATGGAGGGTTATTTGCCTGGGGAGCCTACTCGTCCGTTTGGTTTTATGCGTTGACAGACAGTTTTGGCCTGGCGATTCTCGGAGCAATCGGTACGGGAATCATTCTCGGATTCATTACGGAAAAATTGATTATCACACCTGTCTATGGCAATCATATTCAACAAATCTTAATTACGTTAGGATTCATGCTTGTTTTAACTGAGCTATTGAAAGTCGTGTTCGGTCCTAATCAGCTTCCAGCAAAAACACCGCCCTACTTAGTTGGAAGCTGGGAAATTGGGGATGTCATCATTATTAAATACCGAGTTTTCATTATTGTAGTTGGTTTCCTGATTTTCGGGATTTTCCAATACATCTTAAAGAAAACAAAAATAGGCTTGATTGTCCGAGCGGGAGTCATGAACAAAGAAATGGTGCAGACACTAGGAATCAACATCAAAAATGTATTTCTGTATGTCTTTATTGCCGGTGCCGCATTAGCAGCACTCGGAGGGGCACTGATGGCCCCGTATTCAGGGGTGATTTATGCAGAAATGGGCATGGAGTTTGCCATCTTAGGTTTCATTGTCGTGGTTATCGGAGGGATGGGCAGTTTTCCAGGATCACTGCTTGCAGCAATTTTAGTAGGTTTAGCTGGAAGCTTTATGGCGTATTACGTTCCATCACTTTCGTTAGCCGTTAACATGATGCTGATGGCCATCGTATTAATATTCCGTCCGCAAGGATTATTCAAGGCAAAGGGGTGA
- a CDS encoding ABC transporter ATP-binding protein — translation MTTILRTENLTIRFGGHTAVDHVNFEMPEKHFKSIIGPNGAGKTTFFNLISGELKPTEGKVYFKNEDMSRFSSVDRTRKGLGRSFQITNVFPNLTVLENIRLAVQSKEKIRYQMLRHIKTYPSLIEKAEQLIEVVLLLNKKQAIASQLSHGEKRKLEIAMLLALDTEVLLLDEPTAGMSLEEVPTILEVIKRIKQQENKTILLIEHKMDMILDLSDSIMVLFNGSLLADGTPEEIMQNETVQNAYLGGSYNEHHAQS, via the coding sequence ATGACAACGATTTTAAGAACCGAAAACTTGACCATCCGTTTTGGTGGACATACAGCCGTGGATCATGTCAATTTTGAAATGCCTGAAAAACATTTCAAATCCATCATCGGACCGAATGGAGCGGGAAAAACCACTTTTTTCAATTTGATTAGCGGTGAATTAAAGCCAACCGAAGGGAAAGTATATTTCAAAAATGAAGACATGTCCCGATTTTCTTCTGTTGACCGCACACGAAAAGGGTTAGGTCGATCTTTTCAAATCACGAATGTATTTCCCAACCTGACTGTTCTCGAAAACATACGCCTGGCGGTGCAATCAAAAGAAAAAATTCGATATCAAATGTTACGCCATATCAAGACGTACCCTTCACTTATTGAAAAAGCAGAACAATTGATCGAAGTCGTCTTGCTGTTGAACAAGAAACAGGCGATAGCCAGTCAATTGTCTCATGGTGAAAAACGCAAACTAGAAATTGCGATGCTGCTTGCTTTGGATACCGAAGTATTATTGTTGGACGAACCGACTGCAGGCATGTCACTCGAAGAAGTACCAACCATTCTAGAAGTCATCAAGCGGATAAAGCAACAGGAGAATAAAACAATCTTGCTGATTGAACACAAAATGGATATGATTCTGGATTTATCGGATTCCATTATGGTGCTGTTCAATGGCTCGCTTCTGGCAGACGGCACACCAGAAGAAATTATGCAAAATGAAACAGTGCAAAATGCTTATTTAGGAGGCTCCTACAATGAACACCATGCTCAAAGTTGA
- a CDS encoding alpha/beta hydrolase, which yields MAMQKILLDNGETISYRERYGGEQVVVLVHGNMTSSQHWDVLIDALDPRYKLYALDLRGFGESSYHTRVQGIADFAADLRGFVDALGLETFHLVGWSTGGAICMQFVADNPGYCEKLVLLASASTRGYPFSGTKADGTPDLQTRLQSIEEVETDAGKTKAIQGLYDTKNREGLKGLWNALIYTHKQPDEKKYDEYVSDMLTQRNLADVYHSLNTFNISNVHNGLSQGTNQAKDVTIPVLILRGDRDYVVSEEMTQEIVEDLGENATYIPLTNTGHSPLIDDLPQLTQRIEEFLG from the coding sequence ATGGCAATGCAAAAAATATTACTCGATAATGGCGAAACGATTTCATACCGTGAACGGTACGGCGGAGAGCAAGTCGTCGTCCTCGTTCATGGAAATATGACTTCTTCTCAGCACTGGGATGTGTTGATTGATGCTCTGGATCCAAGATATAAACTGTATGCGCTTGACCTGAGAGGCTTCGGGGAATCAAGTTACCATACTCGTGTTCAAGGAATAGCTGACTTTGCCGCTGACTTGAGAGGTTTCGTGGATGCACTCGGACTTGAAACATTTCATTTAGTCGGCTGGTCTACAGGTGGTGCGATCTGTATGCAATTTGTCGCTGACAACCCAGGATACTGTGAGAAACTCGTCCTGCTTGCTTCCGCTTCAACCCGTGGGTATCCATTCTCCGGGACGAAGGCAGATGGAACACCCGATTTGCAAACTCGTCTTCAATCTATCGAAGAAGTGGAAACTGATGCAGGAAAAACAAAAGCCATACAAGGATTATATGATACGAAAAACCGTGAAGGACTTAAAGGACTCTGGAATGCACTGATTTATACACATAAACAGCCTGACGAGAAAAAATACGATGAATATGTATCGGATATGCTAACGCAACGCAATCTGGCGGACGTATACCATTCATTAAACACGTTCAATATCAGCAATGTTCATAACGGGCTAAGTCAAGGCACAAATCAAGCCAAGGATGTCACCATCCCAGTACTAATTTTAAGAGGCGATCGTGACTATGTCGTATCCGAAGAGATGACACAGGAAATCGTGGAAGACCTTGGGGAAAACGCCACTTATATTCCATTAACTAATACAGGTCATTCACCGCTCATCGATGATTTGCCGCAACTGACACAACGAATCGAAGAATTTTTAGGTTAG
- the fabG gene encoding 3-oxoacyl-ACP reductase FabG, translated as MRLDKQVAIITGGANGIGYASVERFAQEGARVILADYDESTGVKAAEELKEQGYDVTFVQVDVADRDSVQHMVAQAVEIYGGIDILVNNAGITRDAMLAKMDIADFQRVLDVNLTGVFNCTQSVLPHLIEKGKGKIINTSSVSGVYGNVGQTNYAASKAAVVGMTKSWAKELGRKGINVNAVAPGFTLTAMVEKMPDKIIDQMKSIVGLQRLAVPKDIANAYLFLASSESDYVHGHVLHVDGGIMM; from the coding sequence ATGCGTTTAGATAAGCAAGTTGCGATTATCACTGGTGGGGCAAATGGAATCGGCTATGCATCAGTCGAGCGCTTCGCCCAAGAAGGAGCTCGTGTCATTCTGGCAGATTATGATGAATCTACCGGAGTGAAAGCAGCAGAAGAGTTAAAAGAGCAAGGCTATGATGTCACGTTCGTTCAAGTCGATGTGGCGGATCGCGACAGTGTCCAGCACATGGTCGCACAAGCGGTTGAAATTTACGGTGGCATTGATATTTTGGTGAATAATGCCGGCATCACCAGAGATGCCATGCTAGCAAAAATGGACATTGCTGACTTTCAGAGGGTTCTTGATGTCAATTTAACGGGCGTCTTTAACTGTACACAAAGCGTATTGCCACACTTAATCGAAAAAGGAAAAGGGAAAATTATTAATACTTCTTCAGTCAGTGGTGTATATGGGAATGTCGGACAGACCAATTATGCGGCTTCAAAAGCAGCGGTCGTGGGGATGACCAAATCGTGGGCAAAAGAATTGGGACGCAAAGGCATCAATGTCAATGCTGTGGCACCAGGATTCACCTTGACTGCAATGGTCGAAAAAATGCCTGATAAAATCATCGACCAAATGAAATCGATTGTTGGACTGCAACGATTGGCTGTACCGAAAGATATTGCTAATGCCTATTTATTTCTCGCATCGTCAGAATCAGATTATGTTCATGGGCATGTTCTGCATGTTGACGGTGGCATTATGATGTAA
- a CDS encoding branched-chain amino acid ABC transporter permease: protein MTSKFQWNNIFLSIIAIVLFIFPFVTDSRTWTILLTQIFIFSILAMSYDILLGYTGIVSFGHAMFFGMGAYTTAVMQDRMEPTIGVFILSIATGMFLAGVVSLIVGLMTLRLKSHFFAMLTLAVSGLFLVLAEKWRSLTSGNDGFTFRAPEFFKDRMVFYLVTLVCLVVVYLLLRRFVQSPMGHVLVAVRENEQRTKSLGFKTLHYKVIASVVAGVVASLAGSLYAVSLRFVNTSVLTMDITLDALLMTIIGGVGTLIGPIIGAGVIELSQHYLSGMAKDYPIFERWIIFFGIVYILAVIFFPSGIVGTVRQAIHKRKNPAVLEKSSSGTEGL, encoded by the coding sequence ATGACCAGTAAATTTCAGTGGAACAATATTTTTCTATCCATTATCGCGATTGTGTTGTTCATCTTCCCTTTTGTAACGGATTCCAGGACCTGGACAATATTATTGACGCAAATTTTCATCTTTTCAATTTTGGCCATGAGTTATGACATTTTACTTGGCTATACAGGCATCGTCTCATTCGGACACGCAATGTTCTTTGGAATGGGTGCCTATACCACCGCGGTCATGCAAGACCGGATGGAACCGACCATCGGTGTCTTCATATTATCAATCGCAACCGGCATGTTCCTCGCAGGTGTCGTCAGCCTTATTGTCGGTTTGATGACACTGCGTCTGAAGAGTCATTTCTTTGCCATGCTGACACTTGCTGTATCCGGATTATTTCTCGTACTAGCAGAAAAATGGCGCAGTCTGACATCAGGAAATGATGGTTTCACGTTCCGCGCACCGGAATTCTTCAAAGATCGTATGGTTTTCTATCTCGTTACACTCGTGTGCCTTGTGGTGGTGTATTTGTTATTAAGAAGATTTGTGCAATCTCCGATGGGGCACGTGCTGGTAGCGGTACGAGAAAACGAGCAGCGAACAAAATCACTCGGATTTAAAACCCTACACTATAAAGTGATTGCCTCCGTAGTAGCTGGCGTTGTGGCAAGTTTGGCTGGTTCTTTATATGCGGTAAGTCTACGATTCGTGAATACAAGTGTATTGACGATGGATATCACGCTGGACGCGTTGCTCATGACCATTATCGGCGGCGTCGGGACATTGATAGGTCCAATTATTGGAGCTGGTGTAATCGAATTATCCCAACATTATTTATCTGGAATGGCTAAGGACTATCCGATTTTTGAACGATGGATCATTTTCTTCGGAATTGTCTATATCCTGGCGGTGATATTCTTCCCTTCAGGCATTGTGGGAACCGTCCGACAAGCAATTCACAAACGAAAAAACCCCGCAGTACTTGAAAAGTCGTCGTCCGGCACGGAGGGATTGTAA
- a CDS encoding ABC transporter ATP-binding protein codes for MNTMLKVDGVHTHIGQYHILQGISFEAKEGEVSVLLGRNGAGKTTTLKTILGLTPASKGQITFKGQDITKKPTHAIANTGIGYVPEDQGIFGALTVEENMKVAMRKDDEATLAKQDYVLNLFPDLKKFWKKDGGHLSGGQKQMLAMARAFVGNSQLLLIDEPSKGLAPIVIEKVMEAIIDMKKHTTIVLVEQNFMMASRIGDTYTLLDDGKTVQTGRMQELIQDEQVKRKYLGIG; via the coding sequence ATGAACACCATGCTCAAAGTTGATGGCGTCCACACCCATATCGGGCAATATCATATTTTACAAGGCATTTCGTTTGAAGCAAAAGAAGGAGAAGTCAGCGTATTGCTAGGTCGTAATGGTGCTGGAAAAACGACGACGTTGAAAACCATACTTGGACTGACTCCCGCTTCAAAAGGACAAATCACGTTCAAAGGTCAGGATATCACCAAAAAACCGACACATGCCATCGCGAATACAGGCATTGGCTATGTACCAGAAGATCAGGGGATATTTGGCGCATTGACTGTTGAAGAAAACATGAAAGTGGCCATGCGTAAGGATGATGAAGCCACTTTGGCCAAACAGGACTATGTCTTGAACCTCTTTCCGGACTTGAAAAAATTCTGGAAAAAGGACGGGGGTCATTTGTCAGGTGGTCAAAAGCAAATGCTTGCGATGGCTAGGGCTTTTGTTGGGAACAGTCAGTTGCTACTGATTGACGAACCATCTAAAGGTCTTGCTCCCATTGTCATTGAAAAAGTGATGGAAGCCATTATTGATATGAAAAAACATACAACGATTGTCTTGGTCGAACAGAACTTTATGATGGCAAGTCGAATCGGTGATACATATACACTCCTCGATGACGGGAAAACGGTCCAGACAGGTCGAATGCAGGAATTAATCCAAGACGAGCAAGTGAAACGAAAATATTTAGGAATCGGATAA
- a CDS encoding 3-oxoacyl-ACP synthase encodes MQIGIVSTGLYIPSHSMTAEEISLASGVSLQVVKEKMGITKKPIPGPDDHTVQMGIWAAKDALDRGHVDPKSIDCVIYIGEEHKEYPLWTAAIKTQEEIGALHAWGFDIALRCGTTILALKLAQSLMLADDSIDTVLLAGGYRNGDFIDYTNERTRFMFNLGAGGGAMILKKNHGHNILLESDIMTDGSFSEDVVVPVGGTKMPLTNEVLSSGSYRLDVTDPEGMKKRLEQKSMQNFLKVIRHSLSKSGYTEQDISYVAMLHMKKSAHDYVLNELGLTEDQSIYLHEYGHIGQMDQIISLQLAQQQGKLQKGDIVVLVSAGIGYAWGATTIKWGSE; translated from the coding sequence ATGCAAATTGGTATCGTCAGCACAGGTCTTTACATACCTAGCCATTCCATGACAGCAGAAGAAATCTCTTTAGCATCAGGGGTATCTTTACAGGTAGTCAAAGAGAAGATGGGCATTACGAAAAAACCGATTCCAGGTCCTGACGATCATACAGTTCAGATGGGCATCTGGGCAGCAAAGGATGCTTTAGACAGAGGTCATGTCGATCCTAAATCAATTGACTGCGTGATCTATATAGGCGAAGAGCATAAGGAATACCCACTATGGACCGCAGCCATCAAAACACAAGAAGAAATCGGCGCATTGCATGCATGGGGGTTTGATATCGCACTGCGTTGCGGCACAACCATACTGGCACTTAAATTGGCTCAAAGTTTGATGCTTGCAGACGATTCCATCGACACAGTCCTGCTTGCAGGTGGATACCGAAATGGGGATTTCATCGATTATACAAACGAGCGGACCCGCTTCATGTTCAATCTCGGAGCGGGAGGTGGCGCGATGATTTTGAAAAAGAATCATGGCCACAATATTTTGCTTGAATCGGATATCATGACCGATGGATCCTTTTCGGAAGATGTCGTGGTACCAGTCGGAGGGACGAAAATGCCACTGACGAATGAAGTGTTGTCGTCGGGTTCTTACCGACTCGATGTCACCGATCCAGAAGGAATGAAAAAACGTCTGGAACAAAAATCAATGCAAAACTTTTTGAAGGTCATCCGACACTCTTTGTCGAAGAGCGGATATACAGAACAAGATATTTCTTACGTTGCCATGCTCCACATGAAAAAATCAGCACATGACTACGTGCTCAATGAACTGGGGTTAACGGAAGACCAGTCCATTTACTTGCATGAATACGGTCATATTGGCCAAATGGATCAAATCATTTCTTTGCAGCTCGCACAACAACAAGGAAAGCTTCAAAAAGGAGATATTGTCGTATTGGTTAGTGCTGGTATCGGCTATGCGTGGGGAGCAACAACAATCAAATGGGGTTCTGAATAG